The following are encoded in a window of Solibacillus sp. FSL R7-0668 genomic DNA:
- a CDS encoding ABC transporter substrate-binding protein codes for MNKKLFTLASTATIAAVALAGCVETKSDVKENDGNTTETASATPTIELLGMAASEQDMNIVRDQLVKNGFDVKLNIQPDYGSFKAQQDAGNFDISISSWTTVTGNPDYAVRGLFKTGGDYSDTSDETVDKLIDEASTLTGDEAKEKYKELEQALVFDNAYIAPLYISQKFQGIYKVEVNPDTVRLPKSRAQAWESISFNDVAKNSSETLILHQALGSLTSLDPVKANDGSINTLNTNMYVRLVNLSDTDEVVSEGSLSYDHAAAENNEEYYFVLRDDINFAKVEGDKAVDTGDLVSAEDVVFSLNRAKDKDAVPDHRTYSIHENIDTVEIVSDITALESVKTADGKSVLEELSDQLPAAISEIVTDEKAVDNAAGKYQVIKLTTPKPFPQVLNYLAHQSGGIVSEKAVTAVNTFDVASYDPNTDIAYGDQATVTEGATYANHLAASGPYILVKKNDYEATFVKNPAYQVGTENEPKINNISVRFIQDNDSALSALRNGEIHVLQSVPETKTDVVEGDANLQLKTADSNAVSYLLFNTTGRETSKSVDLRKAVLYSINQDEFISYYQDKKKPAVSTVSPLVDTGLKLEADAAKVKEFLNAYNESK; via the coding sequence ATGAACAAGAAATTATTTACGTTAGCTTCAACGGCAACAATTGCTGCGGTGGCATTAGCAGGCTGTGTGGAAACAAAATCGGATGTCAAAGAAAATGATGGAAACACAACGGAAACTGCAAGTGCAACACCAACAATAGAGTTATTAGGCATGGCTGCTTCAGAGCAGGACATGAACATTGTGCGTGATCAATTGGTGAAAAACGGATTTGATGTAAAGCTAAACATCCAACCAGATTATGGCTCATTCAAAGCACAACAAGATGCCGGCAATTTTGATATCTCGATTTCAAGCTGGACGACGGTAACAGGTAACCCTGACTATGCAGTACGTGGATTATTTAAAACAGGTGGCGACTACAGCGATACGTCAGATGAAACGGTAGATAAATTAATAGACGAAGCGAGTACATTAACAGGGGACGAAGCAAAGGAAAAGTATAAAGAGCTAGAACAAGCGCTTGTATTCGACAATGCTTACATAGCACCTTTATACATTTCACAAAAATTCCAAGGGATTTATAAAGTCGAAGTCAATCCAGATACAGTGCGTTTACCAAAATCACGTGCACAGGCTTGGGAATCAATTTCATTCAATGATGTAGCGAAAAATAGTTCTGAAACGTTAATTTTACATCAAGCGTTAGGTTCATTAACTTCACTTGACCCAGTAAAAGCAAATGACGGCTCAATCAATACATTAAACACAAATATGTATGTACGACTAGTCAATTTATCTGATACAGATGAAGTTGTTTCAGAGGGTTCATTATCCTATGATCATGCAGCAGCTGAAAATAATGAAGAATACTATTTTGTATTACGAGATGATATCAATTTTGCAAAAGTAGAAGGCGACAAAGCAGTGGATACAGGCGATTTAGTATCGGCAGAGGATGTTGTGTTCTCCTTAAACCGTGCTAAAGATAAAGATGCGGTACCAGATCACCGTACGTATTCCATTCACGAAAATATTGATACAGTCGAAATTGTATCTGATATTACAGCCCTCGAATCTGTAAAAACGGCTGATGGGAAATCTGTGTTAGAAGAGCTTTCTGATCAATTACCTGCAGCGATTTCAGAAATCGTAACAGATGAAAAAGCGGTAGATAACGCAGCAGGGAAATACCAAGTAATTAAGCTAACTACACCAAAACCATTCCCGCAAGTTTTAAACTATTTAGCGCACCAATCAGGTGGAATTGTATCGGAAAAAGCGGTAACGGCAGTCAACACATTTGACGTCGCAAGCTATGATCCAAATACGGATATTGCATACGGTGACCAAGCAACGGTGACAGAAGGCGCAACATATGCAAACCATTTAGCAGCATCAGGTCCATATATTTTAGTGAAGAAAAATGACTATGAGGCGACATTTGTGAAAAACCCTGCTTACCAAGTAGGTACGGAAAATGAGCCGAAAATTAATAATATCTCCGTTCGCTTCATCCAAGACAATGACAGCGCACTATCAGCATTACGTAACGGTGAGATTCACGTGTTACAATCAGTACCTGAAACAAAAACAGATGTTGTAGAAGGAGATGCTAACTTACAGCTGAAAACAGCAGATAGTAACGCCGTATCGTACTTATTATTTAACACAACGGGCCGTGAAACATCAAAATCAGTAGATTTACGTAAAGCTGTTCTTTACTCAATCAACCAAGATGAGTTCATCAGCTACTACCAAGATAAGAAAAAACCAGCTGTATCAACGGTTTCTCCTTTAGTAGACACAGGTCTTAAACTAGAAGCAGATGCAGCAAAAGTAAAGGAATTCTTAAACGCTTATAACGAATCTAAATAA
- a CDS encoding ABC transporter permease, whose amino-acid sequence MKFISDVKLLLKITQEYVNAQFTIAFSSIFSILFLLYSFNFNEQVWRPVVLLFFAIYVVTTFYVAFVASLIKKDLATHSEISKRTRLLGIPLILTIFVGNVFASGFGFMLATRNKTAEYTFVVYAFHTQIFILLISSLNIFKPYVVDTFLLAMGVFIALAVVYLGAAILIARQVTLATAPKWMLWLGVVLLIPVVTGNFFSLLAGITLIRKARNADPSAVEKWQKLWDKILRNTMALFGLFFIVFMFSLSIISRWTFDYDFAVENNYSALLLTPTLEYPLGTDNFGRDLFSRIVFGAQISLIVGFCATVIPALIGGALGAISGYYGKNTDNIIMRALDILYAIPGILLAIAIIAAFGANTMNLIIALSVGAIPTYARTMRANVMQISNYEFVESARALGASDGTIIFKHIVPNALAPMIVKATLTIGGAVISTSSLSFLGLGIEPHIPEWGNILKVGSTYLESHSYLAIFPGLCIMLLVLSFNFFGDGLRDALDPKSN is encoded by the coding sequence GTGAAATTCATTTCTGATGTAAAACTGCTATTGAAAATCACACAAGAATATGTAAATGCACAGTTTACCATTGCTTTTTCATCGATTTTTTCAATATTGTTTTTACTTTATAGCTTTAATTTTAATGAACAAGTTTGGCGACCAGTAGTACTACTATTCTTCGCCATCTATGTTGTCACAACATTCTATGTAGCTTTTGTAGCCTCCTTAATAAAGAAGGATTTAGCTACACATAGTGAAATTTCAAAGCGTACGAGATTATTAGGCATTCCTTTAATTTTAACAATTTTCGTTGGCAATGTTTTTGCGTCAGGCTTTGGTTTTATGCTCGCGACGAGAAATAAAACAGCGGAATATACATTTGTCGTATATGCCTTCCATACACAAATCTTTATTTTACTCATCTCGAGTTTAAATATTTTTAAACCGTATGTCGTGGATACGTTTTTACTTGCGATGGGGGTGTTTATTGCCTTAGCAGTTGTTTATTTAGGTGCAGCGATATTGATTGCACGTCAAGTGACGCTAGCAACTGCGCCAAAATGGATGCTATGGCTTGGCGTTGTGCTCCTAATCCCAGTTGTAACGGGGAACTTTTTCTCACTGCTTGCAGGCATTACATTAATTCGTAAAGCTCGTAATGCGGATCCTTCAGCTGTTGAAAAATGGCAAAAGCTATGGGACAAAATTTTACGCAATACAATGGCATTATTCGGCTTATTTTTCATCGTCTTTATGTTTAGCTTATCGATTATTAGCCGCTGGACATTTGATTATGATTTCGCGGTTGAAAATAACTACAGTGCGTTATTATTAACGCCAACATTGGAATATCCGTTAGGGACGGATAACTTTGGTCGTGACCTGTTTTCCCGCATTGTGTTTGGTGCGCAAATTTCACTCATTGTTGGTTTTTGTGCCACGGTCATTCCCGCGTTAATCGGAGGGGCGCTTGGTGCCATTTCGGGGTATTATGGCAAAAATACGGACAATATCATTATGCGCGCATTGGATATCCTCTATGCGATTCCAGGGATTTTACTGGCGATTGCGATTATTGCGGCATTTGGTGCGAATACAATGAATTTAATTATTGCCTTAAGTGTTGGCGCCATCCCTACGTATGCGAGGACGATGCGTGCAAATGTCATGCAAATTTCCAATTATGAATTTGTGGAATCTGCGCGTGCGTTAGGCGCAAGTGATGGAACAATCATCTTCAAGCATATTGTGCCCAATGCACTGGCACCGATGATTGTAAAGGCAACATTGACCATTGGTGGCGCGGTCATTTCGACGAGTAGTTTAAGCTTCCTTGGACTTGGGATTGAACCGCATATTCCAGAGTGGGGAAATATTTTAAAAGTCGGGAGCACCTATTTGGAGTCACATTCCTATTTAGCCATTTTCCCAGGGTTATGTATTATGCTCCTTGTTTTATCATTTAACTTTTTCGGTGATGGCTTGCGTGATGCACTAGATCCGAAATCAAATTAA
- a CDS encoding ABC transporter permease, protein MKVVQILQDSFEKNASHKGYYVAFVLLGFIVHIATYILYRSGGMKTKSNAIAMQIQQKLIDDGQVLNWTCEYEAQERTKATFFKQSVDEQKIKLQAQQLTQQKIQRMVAKELAALGIEQNTYRHYFGQLLKNPLFLFISLFPGLLMYVLLIFTCNPFIRFIFERFLQSIFVILGVATLVFTILYISPFDPARNLLGAEATAEQVANFNRLYGLDQPYFVQLWHSLSGLFTFDLGTSFAGKEDVTQSILNKFPVTLEIALFSLLMAVAIAIPVGIISAVRPNSFIDYVFMLIALIGLSIPSFWQGLIFILTFSLELKWFPATYNPNNWMSLVLPIVVLGTSITASIARMTRSSMLEVIHEDYIITAKAKGLSGRKVITKHAIRNAMIPIITVIGLLFGGMLGGASVTEKVFNISGLGSYIVDKQFIPDIPAILGGVVYIAITISIVNMLIDILYAFFDPRIRSKMKKS, encoded by the coding sequence GTGAAAGTAGTACAAATTTTACAGGACAGCTTTGAAAAAAATGCTTCACATAAAGGCTATTATGTTGCCTTTGTTTTATTGGGCTTCATCGTGCATATCGCTACATATATTCTGTATCGAAGTGGCGGTATGAAAACAAAAAGCAATGCGATTGCTATGCAAATCCAGCAAAAGCTAATTGATGATGGGCAAGTGCTTAACTGGACATGTGAATACGAAGCACAAGAGCGAACGAAAGCCACGTTTTTTAAACAATCGGTAGATGAACAAAAAATTAAGCTTCAAGCGCAGCAACTCACGCAACAAAAAATTCAACGTATGGTCGCGAAAGAACTAGCGGCACTAGGAATCGAGCAGAACACGTATCGCCATTATTTTGGGCAGCTATTAAAAAATCCATTATTTCTATTCATAAGCCTATTTCCCGGATTACTGATGTATGTATTACTTATCTTTACTTGTAATCCTTTTATTCGCTTTATCTTTGAAAGATTCCTTCAAAGTATTTTCGTTATTTTGGGGGTAGCGACACTTGTTTTTACCATTTTGTATATTTCGCCATTCGACCCTGCCCGCAATTTACTTGGGGCAGAGGCAACAGCAGAGCAGGTAGCGAATTTTAATCGTCTGTATGGCTTAGATCAACCGTATTTCGTCCAGCTATGGCACTCATTATCTGGATTATTTACATTTGATTTAGGAACGTCTTTTGCTGGGAAGGAAGATGTCACACAAAGTATTTTAAACAAATTCCCGGTAACGCTAGAAATCGCGCTGTTCTCCTTATTAATGGCAGTTGCAATTGCAATACCAGTAGGCATTATTTCAGCAGTTCGTCCCAATTCATTTATAGATTATGTATTTATGTTAATTGCCTTAATTGGTCTTTCGATTCCAAGCTTTTGGCAAGGGTTAATTTTTATCTTAACGTTTAGTTTAGAATTAAAATGGTTCCCAGCGACATACAATCCAAACAACTGGATGTCGCTCGTACTACCGATTGTCGTACTCGGGACCTCAATTACAGCCTCCATTGCCCGGATGACACGGTCGAGTATGCTGGAGGTCATTCATGAGGATTATATTATTACGGCAAAGGCAAAAGGCTTGTCAGGTCGCAAAGTTATTACCAAGCACGCGATTCGCAATGCAATGATCCCGATTATTACCGTTATTGGTTTATTATTCGGCGGTATGCTTGGCGGGGCTTCGGTAACAGAAAAGGTATTTAATATTAGCGGTCTCGGAAGCTATATAGTAGATAAGCAGTTTATTCCGGATATACCCGCTATTTTAGGTGGGGTTGTTTATATTGCGATTACGATTTCCATCGTCAATATGCTGATTGATATTTTATACGCATTCTTTGATCCGCGTATTCGTTCAAAAATGAAGAAGTCATAG
- a CDS encoding ABC transporter ATP-binding protein produces MSEKLLTVKDLRVSFITNESEFEAVKGVSFHVNAGETVGIVGESGSGKSVTARSIMRLLPSPPSYLKTGSIEFQGKNLVQQSEKQMEAIRGKDISMIFQDPMTSTNPTIRIGDQIAEGLIKHQGLSKKEAYAKTIELLKLVGIKNSEERYNQYPHEFSGGMRQRVMIAMALACNPSLLIADEPTTALDVTIQAQILSLMKQMQQRLGTSIILITHDLGVVAGMCDRVIVMKEGEVVEQGTTEEIFANPQHDYTKRLLNALPKLHEKKDPKVMPQLAPELDRNVPLVEVKHMSKHFELAKGNVLKAVDDLSFQIFPGETLGLVGESGSGKSTTGRTLLQLHEPTDGEVLYKGVPVSRLTKKELKSMRRHMQIIFQDPYSSLNPRKKVLDIIGEALDLHKLTTSKDQRRARVEELLELVGLNKEHALRYPHEFSGGQRQRIGIARALAVEPQFIVCDEPLSALDVSIQKQVVDLLKDLQQRLGLTYLFIAHDLSMVKHISDRVAVMYGGKIVELAESEELYANPQHPYTKMLLNSIPIPDPAIEKQKKREVMSEEQLLSNRFDVEHTKLVEVSKDHWVAI; encoded by the coding sequence ATGAGCGAAAAATTATTAACCGTAAAGGATTTACGAGTTTCTTTTATAACAAATGAATCAGAATTTGAGGCTGTAAAAGGTGTGAGCTTTCATGTCAATGCGGGAGAAACAGTTGGCATTGTAGGCGAATCAGGAAGTGGTAAAAGTGTAACAGCGCGTTCGATTATGCGCTTATTGCCTTCACCGCCCTCCTATTTGAAAACAGGGTCGATTGAATTCCAAGGAAAAAATCTTGTACAGCAAAGCGAAAAGCAAATGGAAGCGATTCGCGGAAAAGATATTAGTATGATTTTCCAGGACCCGATGACTTCGACGAACCCAACAATCCGCATTGGTGACCAAATTGCGGAAGGTCTAATCAAGCATCAGGGATTATCGAAAAAAGAAGCATATGCCAAAACGATTGAACTGTTAAAATTAGTCGGAATCAAAAATAGTGAAGAGCGCTACAATCAATATCCACATGAATTTAGCGGCGGGATGCGTCAGCGCGTAATGATCGCCATGGCACTTGCCTGTAATCCTTCCCTACTCATAGCTGATGAACCAACAACAGCACTTGATGTAACGATTCAAGCGCAGATTCTTTCATTAATGAAGCAAATGCAGCAGCGCCTCGGTACTTCGATTATTTTAATTACCCATGATTTAGGGGTTGTGGCAGGTATGTGTGACCGTGTCATTGTAATGAAGGAAGGCGAAGTGGTGGAGCAAGGGACAACCGAAGAAATTTTCGCCAATCCACAGCATGACTATACGAAACGTTTACTAAATGCACTTCCGAAATTGCATGAAAAGAAAGATCCAAAAGTAATGCCTCAGTTAGCACCAGAGCTAGATAGGAACGTGCCGCTTGTTGAGGTCAAGCATATGTCCAAGCATTTCGAGCTCGCGAAAGGCAATGTTTTAAAGGCGGTTGACGATTTATCATTTCAAATTTTCCCAGGTGAAACATTAGGACTCGTTGGAGAGTCTGGTTCTGGAAAGTCAACAACAGGCCGTACCCTCCTTCAATTACATGAACCAACTGATGGTGAAGTACTCTACAAAGGGGTTCCTGTAAGCCGTTTAACGAAAAAAGAATTAAAAAGCATGCGTCGTCATATGCAAATTATTTTCCAAGACCCGTATTCGTCATTAAATCCGCGCAAAAAGGTGCTTGATATTATTGGTGAGGCGTTAGATTTACATAAGCTCACAACGTCAAAAGATCAACGCCGTGCACGTGTCGAAGAGCTGCTTGAGCTAGTTGGCTTGAATAAAGAGCATGCGCTTCGTTACCCGCATGAATTTAGCGGTGGTCAGCGTCAGCGAATTGGCATTGCCCGTGCACTAGCGGTAGAGCCTCAATTTATTGTGTGCGATGAGCCGTTGTCTGCACTTGATGTGTCGATTCAAAAGCAAGTGGTAGATTTACTGAAAGATTTGCAGCAACGTCTAGGCTTGACCTATTTATTTATTGCCCATGATTTATCAATGGTGAAACATATTAGTGACCGTGTCGCTGTGATGTATGGCGGTAAAATTGTGGAACTCGCAGAAAGTGAAGAATTATATGCGAACCCACAGCATCCTTATACGAAAATGCTGTTAAATTCAATCCCGATTCCAGACCCAGCAATTGAAAAACAGAAAAAGCGTGAAGTGATGTCGGAAGAGCAGCTATTATCCAACCGTTTTGATGTAGAACACACGAAATTAGTGGAAGTGTCTAAGGATCATTGGGTGGCGATTTAA
- a CDS encoding amidohydrolase, which produces MKKQLFNQMEQSEATFAKMAKEIWDNPQIGYEETFAFELQKNFLAEQGFRITTGSGDIATAFVAEWGTGAPIIGFLGEFDALPGFSQRTTATLSPIVEGGPGHGCGHNLLGTAGVEAVVALKNTMEAEKIVGTIRYYGCPAEELLSGKSYMARAGVFDDLDIVYTWHPGTFNMVVHPSMQALTGVEFFFSGRTAHAAGAPHLGRSALDGVEIMNVGSNYLREHVPDGSRIHYQITNGGLAPNIVPDKASVYYFLRGATRDAVDDLLRRLIRVAEGAAHMTETTVRWEIRSGCYDSLPNMTLNNQMYAQWQEIPPIDFTEEEQAYAKALQQSIEPSVLAGANHQLAMMGVDVSQLFTKEPLNIPQLFRQSMPGSSDLGDVSWIAPLGQVTTVCAPHGVQVHTWQATSSFGTSIGMKGMHYAAKTMAGAALDSLLNPEIIVNARAEFDRLRAGKEYICAIPDNVMPPKSVPVKV; this is translated from the coding sequence ATGAAAAAACAATTATTTAATCAAATGGAGCAAAGTGAGGCAACGTTTGCAAAAATGGCCAAGGAGATTTGGGACAACCCACAAATAGGGTATGAAGAAACATTTGCCTTTGAGCTACAAAAAAACTTTTTAGCGGAACAAGGCTTCCGGATTACCACGGGGAGCGGCGATATAGCAACAGCATTTGTGGCAGAGTGGGGAACAGGCGCACCCATTATTGGCTTTTTAGGTGAATTTGACGCATTACCAGGGTTTAGCCAACGAACAACAGCGACTCTTTCACCAATTGTTGAAGGTGGTCCTGGGCATGGTTGCGGACACAACTTACTTGGAACTGCTGGTGTTGAAGCCGTTGTAGCGCTTAAAAATACTATGGAAGCAGAGAAAATAGTCGGAACAATTCGTTATTATGGATGTCCTGCTGAGGAATTATTATCAGGTAAATCGTATATGGCACGTGCAGGGGTATTTGATGATTTAGACATCGTATACACATGGCATCCAGGGACGTTTAATATGGTGGTACATCCTTCCATGCAAGCATTAACGGGCGTTGAGTTTTTCTTTAGTGGTCGTACAGCACATGCAGCTGGCGCACCGCATTTGGGGCGTAGCGCATTAGATGGCGTAGAAATTATGAATGTCGGTTCAAATTATTTACGCGAGCATGTGCCAGATGGGTCACGAATTCATTATCAAATTACAAATGGGGGATTAGCGCCAAATATTGTACCCGATAAGGCAAGTGTTTACTATTTCTTGCGAGGAGCAACACGTGATGCGGTCGATGATTTATTACGTCGTTTAATACGTGTGGCAGAAGGGGCAGCGCATATGACGGAAACGACAGTGCGTTGGGAAATCCGTTCTGGTTGTTATGATTCATTGCCAAACATGACGCTAAATAACCAAATGTATGCGCAGTGGCAGGAAATACCACCAATTGATTTTACTGAAGAAGAGCAAGCCTATGCAAAAGCATTACAGCAATCCATCGAACCATCTGTTTTAGCTGGTGCAAATCATCAGCTTGCAATGATGGGCGTCGATGTGAGCCAACTATTTACGAAAGAACCGCTCAATATTCCACAGCTTTTCCGTCAATCAATGCCGGGTTCAAGTGATTTAGGCGATGTTTCTTGGATTGCGCCACTTGGACAGGTGACAACAGTGTGTGCACCACATGGGGTACAGGTGCATACTTGGCAAGCAACATCGTCATTTGGTACGTCTATTGGAATGAAAGGGATGCACTATGCTGCAAAAACAATGGCTGGTGCGGCACTGGATTCTTTATTAAATCCAGAAATTATTGTGAATGCTAGGGCAGAATTCGACCGTTTACGTGCGGGTAAAGAGTACATTTGTGCAATTCCTGATAATGTAATGCCACCGAAGTCAGTACCAGTAAAAGTTTAA
- a CDS encoding MFS transporter — translation MEQAQLKNRSAWILAVLYFGWIVSYIDRTAITLALTSIGNDLVLNATQLGFVLSAFFMGYAFMQIPGGWLADRFGIVKILIIAVLFWSFFTAFTGLAWSLTTLIIIRFLFGLGEGGYPAASTKAIATYYEKSQRTKAQSTMMSSNMIGAALAPIVCAPLLMIFGWRTVFVIISALGIIFVISLLFFTRNAITYIADQQDKPKGSFKAVLTNPYLVKVLMIFFFVNLASWGLSSWMPTYLMQEHNINMASIGIVAAIPALFAAVGMIISGRIITKLGSKSKYGVILGTSILAIALILMANTTSIILIIVYQCVAFSFMSFVSAFIFTTPHRVVEESNVATAFGIVNFGGQAAGILAPTIMGLLITASGGSFNTSFIFLAVVCGIAACIAMLLPVKKTEVEEIKWEAVEG, via the coding sequence ATGGAGCAAGCACAATTAAAAAATAGAAGTGCATGGATTTTAGCGGTCTTATATTTTGGGTGGATTGTATCTTATATAGACCGTACAGCTATCACGTTAGCTTTAACGAGCATTGGTAATGATTTAGTGTTAAATGCAACGCAGCTAGGGTTTGTGTTAAGTGCGTTTTTTATGGGTTATGCGTTTATGCAAATTCCAGGAGGTTGGCTAGCTGATCGCTTTGGGATTGTGAAAATTTTAATTATTGCTGTTTTATTTTGGTCATTTTTCACAGCGTTTACGGGCTTAGCCTGGTCTCTTACCACATTAATTATCATTCGCTTTTTATTTGGACTAGGTGAAGGTGGATATCCAGCGGCGAGTACGAAAGCTATTGCAACTTATTATGAAAAATCACAACGTACAAAAGCACAATCAACGATGATGTCCTCAAATATGATAGGTGCAGCGCTTGCTCCAATTGTTTGTGCACCCTTACTAATGATATTTGGCTGGCGTACAGTTTTTGTTATTATTTCTGCATTAGGTATCATCTTTGTTATAAGTCTATTGTTCTTCACACGCAATGCAATAACATATATTGCAGATCAACAAGATAAACCAAAAGGGTCATTTAAGGCAGTTTTAACGAATCCGTATCTTGTAAAAGTATTAATGATTTTTTTCTTTGTAAATCTTGCAAGCTGGGGCTTAAGCTCGTGGATGCCAACTTATTTAATGCAAGAACATAATATTAATATGGCGAGCATTGGAATAGTGGCGGCTATTCCGGCATTATTTGCAGCAGTCGGTATGATCATAAGTGGACGTATCATCACAAAATTAGGCTCGAAATCAAAGTATGGTGTCATTTTAGGGACGTCAATTTTAGCGATTGCGCTCATTTTAATGGCGAATACGACATCGATTATATTAATTATTGTGTACCAGTGTGTTGCGTTTTCATTTATGTCATTTGTCAGTGCGTTTATTTTCACAACCCCACATCGAGTAGTAGAAGAAAGTAATGTCGCGACAGCATTTGGAATTGTCAATTTTGGAGGACAGGCAGCAGGGATTTTAGCACCGACAATTATGGGTTTATTAATTACGGCATCAGGTGGCTCATTTAATACATCGTTTATTTTCTTAGCGGTTGTTTGTGGAATTGCAGCATGTATTGCGATGCTGTTACCAGTAAAGAAAACAGAAGTAGAAGAAATTAAATGGGAAGCAGTGGAGGGATAA